The following are encoded together in the Thalassolituus oleivorans MIL-1 genome:
- the flgG gene encoding flagellar basal-body rod protein FlgG: MLNSLWVSKTGLEAQDLALTTVSNNLANVSTTGFKKDRPVFEDLLYQIQRQPGANSSADSRLPSGLQLGTGVRTAGTQKIFTTGSLQLTDQPLDMAINGRGFFQIQMPDGNIGYSRDGTFHINADGTIVNVNGYPLEPQIDIPDQTNQLTISKDGIVQATLFGDPTPQQLGQIETVDFINPAGLQAAGGNLFLETASSGAPQGGTPNNDGFGTIEQGALENSNVEVVEELVKMITVQRAYEMNSKVVSAADQMLQFLTQNV, encoded by the coding sequence ATGTTAAATTCACTATGGGTAAGCAAAACCGGCCTCGAAGCACAAGACTTGGCACTCACAACAGTGTCGAACAACCTTGCCAACGTATCGACCACCGGCTTTAAAAAAGACCGCCCCGTATTTGAAGACTTGCTGTATCAAATTCAACGTCAACCGGGGGCTAACTCATCCGCCGATAGTCGTCTGCCATCTGGTCTACAACTCGGTACCGGTGTACGCACAGCTGGGACACAAAAAATCTTTACTACCGGCTCGCTGCAACTAACCGACCAACCGCTAGACATGGCCATTAACGGCCGCGGGTTTTTCCAAATTCAAATGCCCGACGGCAATATTGGCTACAGTCGCGACGGCACATTTCATATCAACGCCGACGGCACCATCGTTAACGTTAACGGCTACCCGCTAGAGCCACAGATAGACATCCCCGACCAAACCAACCAGCTCACCATTAGCAAAGATGGCATCGTACAAGCCACCTTATTTGGTGACCCAACACCGCAACAGCTAGGCCAAATAGAAACCGTCGACTTTATTAACCCCGCAGGCTTGCAAGCGGCTGGTGGCAACTTATTTCTTGAAACCGCCTCAAGCGGCGCACCACAAGGTGGAACGCCCAACAACGACGGCTTCGGCACCATTGAACAAGGCGCACTCGAAAACTCCAACGTCGAAGTAGTAGAAGAACTCGTGAAAATGATCACCGTTCAACGCGCCTACGAAATGAACTCAAAAGTCGTCTCCGCAGCCGATCAAATGCTGCAATTCCTGACGCAAAACGTATAA